A window of Aerococcus urinae contains these coding sequences:
- a CDS encoding Ig-like domain-containing protein: protein MVGKNNYQVKKEKQSNKFYRYSIKRLSVGVASVAVAAGLLFAGDAVVVQAAAEEANTSEEVSTPVGEIEPSKEEAAPVREEAPVVEEPASTEAPAVGEEAPAETPAESEEVPAVSEAAAEENTSEEEAAAQPTDKEEGKASPVTYAAEASDTETPAEDKSGEDRANNQKKVDAIDADAIANGYIKSATDMSNAANTLSGRAWIADKGVPSTMANGLTEVAEGTDVYMQWIDTDGAVSPLYRAQTTNQLSQVDGSQAGPGSFAFDLRDAWIDANGVEHKYSAKGDQYYRLWIPDYFDPDTGNRVTMFRQAGGFFPGSFVGSATNKNLGQFPLLGTNMQRTGIFMIEQGGAYMHRPESEWVEDPEGPINNPAVLRRSDNSVSGRVWLETGAGDYANSATGPNNNSRDVEAAGYKVVASYLSKEGSAAYESAVNSLPQNQRAKAAEDFLLNNPDAIQETKYAYTNEDGRYSIRFDNKNMDENNTEYMYMQIFDRDGNLVNAYNGFTTPVFRSPAENQSFVPQAVPGSETAGYVRGPYGWYNVNHAVVPNVVIDLEITNFNDTDKPAGLNDTAKADLRGAQLPPAGFNNKIVWYNEEGDVLKETPVNQLVAGTDDTYDLPKTIEEAQQLKLRDGEIIRAVFESGGNQLAADSFIVKYKDANLHQPSYKETAVDFGQEAKVDAPSFVKLADDGTEAPVETNEVPLSKDPAKPAFTITTPTRGASIDPNTGAITIPASETSKTPGETIEVPVTVTYEDGSQDQVTAPVKVSAPDVIDRTGKEDEATPEGYHRVTLTAGEGVNDFGKKAYDVKDQAQLSNENIPSLTAKENYENPQWNEDPSQVITGPKDFVATATPVTPADTTAPTITVSAKDIQATEGQPIDPVSVETDDPEATVTVDGLPDGLSYNPETKQIEGTVPAGTVDWADDQDESRDFPATVKAVDPSGNEATEPIKVTVLRDTDGDGQADKTDEDDDNDGIPDKDDDASKVWDGLDAQTTDVTATNGQEVPANTQVVTPNKAGAKVTTPVPVDGLSVDEDGNLVGTPTVDFQAGEKEKVVEIPVEITSTGTGQKDAQGQPTDEAIQRTVKVTVTNPNAEEAPAETSVEVTPKSQNALEGKDITPVTPQADNVPEGGSVKVTIDGQDNYPGLTVDPETGQVTGQPEITDWTPEEETRTITVEVSVLDKDGQPVRDADGNPVTAESTITVYRDTDKDGQPDKDTGMPEDPNNPTVPGIDQGDKDDDNDGWTDQEEKDRGTDSKDEDSFPRVTEPGAENEPGKDTTTVTGKTTPNTDVEVKDKDGNTIGTGTSDDQGNVKIDVPKQNPGDKVTIIPGKKDDQGNFTPVKDDQGNPQGGAETVVKETPQITNPGAKNEPGSDKTTVTGKTSVPNSKVEVKDKDGKTIGTGNSDENGDFTIEVPRQEGGDKVSVIPSKDYTNPDGSTETRTGDPVETTVTEDAPAVVSVEVTPKSQNALEGKDITPVTPQADNVPEGGSVKVTIDGQNNYPGLTVDPETGQVTGSPEITDWAPEEETRTITVEVSVLDKDGKPIADADGNPVTAESTITVYRDTDKDGLPDKDSGMPEDPNNPNVPGIDQGDKDDDNDGWTDQEEKDRGTDSKDEDSFPRVTEPGAENQPGKDTTTVTGKTTPNTDVEVKDKDGNTIGTGKSDEDGNIKIDVPKQNPGDKISIVPGKKNDQGNFKPVTDDQGNPQGGAETVVKETPQITNPGAKNEPGSDKTTVTGKTTVPNTTIEVKDKDGNTIGTGTSDDNGDFTIEVPRQGTGDSITIFPSKDYTNPDGSVETRTGTPVETTVTGHTPASKQDKDIYEPEYKPGTGQPGTKVKVGEPIFKDEDGKEVNPPAGTSFQPGAGENGITVDPETGAVVVEVPADAKPGDKIDKSVIVTYPDGSSETVTVSVTVEEKAGSGVTPVPTPQPEPQPEEKPEVEDEATPDQEPEADVDPVKADDKTVSVKTQDHTADDNSKTQSAPAKAHSQLPQTGAVAGYASSLALALIGAGSILALGKKKKED from the coding sequence ATGGTTGGAAAAAATAACTACCAAGTGAAAAAGGAGAAGCAGAGCAATAAGTTCTACCGCTACTCCATCAAGCGCCTAAGTGTCGGCGTGGCTTCTGTAGCTGTGGCTGCGGGGCTCCTCTTTGCGGGGGATGCCGTCGTTGTTCAAGCAGCAGCTGAAGAAGCAAACACAAGTGAAGAAGTATCAACACCAGTAGGAGAAATTGAACCTTCTAAAGAGGAAGCAGCCCCTGTAAGAGAAGAAGCACCTGTCGTTGAAGAGCCAGCTTCCACAGAAGCGCCAGCTGTTGGAGAGGAAGCTCCGGCTGAAACACCAGCAGAATCAGAAGAAGTACCAGCAGTTTCTGAAGCAGCAGCTGAAGAAAATACGTCTGAAGAAGAAGCTGCCGCTCAACCAACTGATAAGGAAGAAGGAAAAGCTTCTCCAGTAACTTATGCTGCTGAAGCAAGCGATACGGAGACCCCAGCTGAAGATAAGTCTGGCGAAGACCGTGCCAACAATCAAAAGAAAGTCGATGCCATTGATGCGGACGCTATCGCTAACGGTTACATCAAATCCGCGACCGATATGTCTAACGCTGCCAATACCCTATCAGGTCGTGCTTGGATTGCCGACAAAGGGGTGCCATCTACCATGGCCAATGGCTTGACCGAAGTCGCTGAAGGTACAGATGTCTACATGCAGTGGATTGATACTGACGGTGCGGTTTCCCCGCTTTATCGGGCGCAAACGACCAATCAATTATCACAAGTTGATGGGAGTCAAGCAGGCCCAGGTTCTTTTGCTTTTGACTTAAGAGATGCTTGGATTGACGCCAATGGAGTGGAACATAAGTATTCCGCTAAGGGCGACCAATATTATCGCTTATGGATTCCCGACTACTTCGATCCGGATACCGGCAACCGGGTGACCATGTTCCGTCAAGCAGGGGGCTTCTTCCCAGGATCATTTGTGGGTTCAGCGACTAATAAAAACTTAGGTCAGTTCCCACTACTCGGAACCAACATGCAGCGGACTGGGATCTTTATGATCGAACAAGGTGGGGCTTACATGCACCGACCTGAGAGTGAATGGGTTGAAGATCCAGAAGGCCCAATCAATAACCCAGCCGTTCTCCGTCGCAGCGATAATAGTGTTTCTGGTCGAGTTTGGCTAGAGACCGGTGCGGGCGACTATGCCAATAGTGCAACCGGTCCAAATAATAATAGCCGGGATGTTGAAGCAGCTGGTTATAAGGTGGTTGCTTCCTACTTGTCTAAGGAAGGTTCAGCCGCTTATGAATCAGCTGTTAACTCTTTACCTCAAAACCAACGAGCTAAAGCAGCCGAAGACTTCTTGTTAAACAATCCGGATGCCATTCAAGAAACCAAGTATGCTTATACCAATGAAGATGGCCGTTACTCCATTCGTTTTGACAACAAAAACATGGATGAAAATAATACCGAATACATGTATATGCAGATCTTTGACCGGGATGGCAACTTGGTCAATGCCTATAATGGGTTCACAACGCCAGTCTTCAGAAGCCCGGCTGAGAATCAAAGCTTTGTGCCTCAAGCTGTTCCTGGGTCTGAGACAGCAGGTTATGTTCGTGGCCCATATGGTTGGTACAATGTCAACCATGCCGTGGTACCGAATGTCGTGATTGACCTAGAAATCACTAATTTCAATGATACCGATAAACCAGCTGGCTTGAATGACACAGCTAAGGCTGACTTACGTGGGGCACAATTACCACCAGCAGGCTTCAATAATAAGATTGTTTGGTATAACGAAGAAGGCGACGTCCTCAAAGAAACACCTGTCAATCAATTAGTGGCTGGAACTGACGATACCTACGACTTGCCTAAGACCATCGAAGAAGCTCAACAACTGAAATTGCGAGATGGGGAGATTATTCGGGCGGTCTTCGAGTCCGGTGGCAACCAATTAGCTGCGGATTCCTTTATTGTGAAATACAAGGATGCCAACTTGCACCAACCAAGCTATAAAGAAACAGCCGTTGACTTTGGCCAAGAAGCTAAGGTTGACGCCCCAAGCTTTGTAAAATTAGCTGATGATGGAACGGAAGCCCCAGTGGAAACAAATGAGGTGCCTTTGTCCAAAGACCCCGCCAAACCAGCCTTCACCATCACTACACCAACCCGTGGTGCATCCATCGATCCAAATACCGGGGCTATCACTATTCCAGCTTCGGAAACCTCTAAGACACCTGGTGAGACCATTGAAGTGCCTGTCACCGTGACTTATGAGGATGGGTCACAGGACCAAGTAACGGCTCCAGTTAAGGTGTCAGCACCAGATGTGATCGACCGGACTGGCAAGGAAGATGAAGCGACTCCGGAAGGTTACCACCGTGTGACTTTAACAGCTGGTGAAGGGGTTAATGATTTTGGCAAGAAAGCTTATGATGTCAAAGACCAAGCCCAATTATCTAATGAAAATATTCCAAGCTTGACGGCAAAGGAAAACTATGAAAACCCTCAATGGAATGAAGACCCAAGCCAAGTGATTACGGGGCCTAAGGATTTTGTGGCGACGGCGACTCCTGTCACTCCAGCCGACACTACCGCACCGACCATCACTGTTTCCGCCAAGGATATCCAAGCCACAGAAGGGCAGCCAATTGACCCTGTTTCTGTAGAGACCGATGATCCGGAAGCGACCGTGACGGTTGACGGCCTTCCAGACGGCTTAAGCTACAATCCTGAGACCAAGCAGATCGAAGGGACCGTTCCAGCGGGTACTGTAGACTGGGCGGACGACCAAGATGAGTCCCGCGACTTCCCAGCAACTGTCAAGGCAGTGGATCCATCCGGCAATGAAGCGACCGAGCCGATCAAGGTGACCGTGCTTCGCGATACGGACGGCGACGGTCAAGCCGATAAGACCGACGAAGACGATGACAACGACGGCATTCCAGATAAAGACGATGACGCGTCTAAGGTATGGGACGGCCTCGATGCCCAAACGACTGACGTCACAGCAACCAACGGCCAAGAAGTCCCAGCCAACACCCAGGTTGTGACACCAAATAAAGCTGGCGCTAAGGTGACGACACCTGTTCCAGTTGACGGTCTATCAGTGGATGAAGACGGCAACTTAGTCGGCACCCCGACCGTGGACTTCCAAGCCGGCGAAAAAGAAAAAGTCGTGGAAATCCCTGTTGAAATTACCTCAACTGGTACCGGTCAAAAGGATGCTCAAGGTCAACCAACTGACGAAGCCATCCAACGGACCGTCAAAGTGACCGTGACCAATCCAAATGCGGAAGAGGCCCCTGCTGAAACTAGCGTGGAAGTGACTCCGAAGTCACAAAACGCCCTGGAAGGTAAGGACATTACCCCAGTGACACCACAAGCGGACAATGTACCAGAAGGCGGCAGCGTTAAAGTGACTATCGATGGCCAAGACAACTATCCAGGTCTGACTGTGGATCCAGAAACGGGCCAAGTAACCGGACAACCGGAAATCACCGACTGGACACCTGAAGAAGAAACTCGGACCATTACGGTTGAAGTTTCTGTCCTAGATAAAGACGGCCAACCAGTCCGTGATGCAGACGGCAATCCTGTAACGGCTGAATCAACTATCACCGTTTACCGCGACACCGACAAGGACGGCCAACCTGACAAGGATACAGGTATGCCAGAAGATCCAAACAATCCAACTGTTCCAGGTATCGACCAAGGCGACAAGGACGACGACAACGACGGCTGGACCGACCAGGAAGAAAAAGATCGCGGCACCGATTCCAAGGATGAAGACAGCTTCCCACGTGTCACCGAACCCGGCGCTGAAAATGAGCCAGGTAAGGACACCACGACGGTAACTGGCAAGACCACGCCAAATACGGATGTGGAAGTTAAGGACAAGGATGGAAACACCATCGGCACCGGCACTTCCGACGACCAAGGCAATGTCAAGATCGACGTGCCTAAGCAAAATCCTGGCGATAAAGTCACCATCATCCCTGGCAAGAAGGATGACCAAGGTAACTTTACACCAGTCAAGGATGACCAAGGCAATCCTCAAGGTGGGGCTGAAACTGTAGTCAAGGAAACCCCACAAATCACCAACCCAGGGGCCAAGAATGAACCTGGTTCAGACAAGACCACCGTCACCGGCAAGACCAGCGTTCCAAACTCTAAGGTTGAAGTGAAGGACAAGGACGGCAAGACTATCGGCACCGGTAACTCTGACGAAAACGGCGACTTTACCATCGAAGTTCCTCGTCAAGAAGGCGGCGACAAGGTTTCTGTGATCCCATCTAAGGATTACACCAACCCAGACGGCTCGACAGAAACCCGGACCGGTGACCCTGTCGAAACGACTGTCACTGAAGATGCTCCTGCTGTAGTCAGCGTGGAAGTGACACCGAAGTCACAAAATGCTCTCGAAGGCAAGGACATTACACCTGTAACGCCTCAAGCCGATAATGTGCCAGAAGGTGGCAGCGTTAAGGTGACTATCGATGGCCAAAACAACTATCCAGGTCTGACCGTGGACCCAGAAACTGGTCAAGTAACCGGTAGTCCTGAGATTACGGACTGGGCTCCTGAAGAAGAAACTCGGACCATTACGGTTGAAGTTTCTGTCTTAGATAAGGATGGCAAGCCAATTGCCGATGCAGACGGCAATCCTGTAACGGCTGAATCAACTATCACCGTTTACCGCGACACGGACAAGGACGGTCTGCCTGACAAGGATTCCGGCATGCCAGAGGATCCAAACAATCCAAATGTTCCAGGCATCGACCAAGGTGACAAGGATGATGATAACGACGGCTGGACCGACCAGGAAGAAAAAGACCGCGGAACGGATTCCAAGGATGAAGACAGCTTCCCACGTGTCACCGAACCAGGCGCTGAAAACCAACCTGGCAAGGACACCACGACCGTGACTGGCAAGACCACGCCAAATACCGATGTGGAAGTCAAGGACAAGGATGGCAATACCATCGGCACTGGTAAGTCAGATGAAGACGGTAATATTAAGATCGATGTACCAAAACAAAATCCTGGTGACAAGATTAGTATTGTTCCTGGTAAGAAGAATGACCAAGGCAACTTCAAGCCTGTCACAGACGACCAAGGCAATCCTCAAGGTGGCGCTGAAACTGTCGTTAAGGAAACCCCACAAATTACCAACCCAGGGGCTAAGAACGAACCCGGTTCAGACAAGACCACTGTGACCGGGAAAACGACCGTTCCAAATACGACCATTGAAGTCAAAGACAAGGACGGTAATACCATAGGCACCGGCACTTCTGACGATAATGGTGACTTTACCATCGAAGTTCCTCGTCAAGGAACGGGCGACAGCATTACCATCTTCCCATCCAAGGACTACACCAATCCAGATGGTAGTGTGGAAACCCGGACCGGCACCCCTGTCGAAACTACCGTTACTGGCCATACACCAGCAAGCAAGCAAGACAAGGACATCTACGAGCCTGAATACAAACCAGGTACCGGTCAACCAGGCACCAAGGTGAAAGTCGGCGAACCGATTTTCAAGGATGAAGACGGTAAAGAGGTCAACCCACCAGCTGGCACCAGCTTCCAACCCGGCGCTGGCGAAAACGGCATCACGGTTGATCCCGAAACTGGCGCAGTCGTTGTCGAAGTTCCAGCAGATGCTAAACCAGGCGATAAGATTGACAAATCTGTCATCGTTACCTATCCTGATGGTTCAAGTGAAACGGTAACAGTTTCCGTTACGGTTGAAGAAAAAGCTGGCTCTGGTGTGACACCAGTTCCAACACCTCAACCTGAACCCCAGCCAGAAGAAAAACCTGAAGTTGAAGATGAAGCAACACCTGATCAAGAACCAGAAGCCGATGTTGACCCTGTTAAAGCAGACGACAAGACAGTTTCTGTGAAGACTCAAGATCATACCGCTGACGATAATAGTAAGACTCAATCGGCTCCTGCTAAGGCTCATTCCCAACTGCCACAAACTGGTGCAGTAGCAGGCTACGCAAGCTCATTAGCTCTTGCTTTAATCGGAGCAGGTTCCATCCTGGCTTTAGGTAAAAAGAAAAAAGAAGACTAA
- a CDS encoding O-antigen ligase family protein, whose translation MTYLLEDGKAFLPGAIQSILMTILLVSLFFPFYITIVVFGVVFILLLATGMLSAKHWPNDSLITSLFSFPFYAFLISIVHENWVGGLISVGLLIALIYSIYYTKQVRPEYLSEIVNITLIASIIIFIFTLLEHFNIISEWDYTFISPAMNKVHPDRVEATFFNPNYFAMMLEFFIVIAMYRMKTTKHLAKKLTCLFLIACNLLAIVYTGCRTSAIVIIGASYVFFYVIGYKKTAIYSLLGLSILGLIAWGMGLMPRFDDLAYAFSDRFDIWQTGWQAFKDNVWFGQGPLTYMHVYSEYTTKYTQHAHNIFLDTLLSYGIIGSSLLVYPLYRLGKMLNEMRRYSSIRPELALICSLLSVVLIHGLTDVTIFWIQTAGLLMAIVLVGPNLLKSAKEKANHLEQ comes from the coding sequence GTGACTTACTTGCTAGAAGATGGCAAAGCCTTCTTACCAGGAGCAATTCAATCCATACTGATGACCATCTTATTGGTCAGCCTGTTCTTTCCATTTTATATAACCATTGTTGTTTTTGGGGTTGTTTTTATCTTGTTGTTGGCAACAGGAATGCTATCGGCCAAACACTGGCCAAATGACTCTTTAATCACAAGTTTATTTTCCTTCCCTTTTTATGCCTTTTTAATCTCTATTGTGCATGAAAATTGGGTAGGTGGACTGATCTCAGTTGGTTTATTAATTGCCCTTATTTATTCGATTTACTACACTAAACAGGTGCGACCGGAATATCTTTCTGAAATCGTAAATATTACTTTAATTGCAAGTATTATCATTTTTATCTTTACCCTCTTAGAGCACTTTAATATCATCTCAGAATGGGATTATACCTTTATTTCTCCCGCCATGAATAAGGTGCACCCTGACCGGGTAGAGGCTACATTTTTTAACCCCAATTATTTCGCCATGATGCTGGAATTCTTCATTGTTATCGCCATGTATCGAATGAAGACTACTAAGCACTTAGCTAAAAAATTAACCTGTCTCTTTTTAATTGCTTGTAATTTACTGGCCATCGTTTACACCGGTTGCCGCACCAGTGCCATCGTGATTATTGGTGCTTCCTATGTTTTCTTTTATGTAATTGGCTATAAGAAAACCGCCATTTATTCCCTACTAGGTCTGAGTATCTTAGGACTCATTGCTTGGGGGATGGGTCTTATGCCCCGCTTCGATGACTTGGCTTATGCCTTTTCCGACCGTTTTGACATCTGGCAAACCGGCTGGCAGGCCTTTAAGGATAATGTTTGGTTTGGCCAAGGTCCCTTAACCTATATGCATGTATACAGTGAATACACCACCAAGTATACCCAGCATGCCCATAATATTTTTCTGGATACGCTCTTATCTTACGGTATCATCGGGTCTAGCCTTCTGGTCTATCCCCTTTACCGTCTAGGAAAGATGCTCAATGAAATGCGGCGATATTCAAGTATTCGTCCCGAACTGGCCTTAATTTGTAGTTTACTCAGTGTGGTTTTAATCCACGGTCTAACAGATGTTACTATCTTTTGGATCCAAACTGCTGGCCTACTCATGGCCATTGTATTGGTAGGGCCTAATCTCCTTAAAAGCGCAAAGGAAAAAGCCAACCACTTAGAACAATAG